Part of the Desulfurellaceae bacterium genome, GGTCGAAGGCACAGGTTTCCGAGGCGACGACCGTGGTTTTCCGGTCCCCGTCCTGAATACGACCCAACACCAGCGGACGAAAGCCGTAGGGATCACGGGCGGCCACCATGGCGTTTTCGGTCAGGAATACCAGGGAGTAGGCTCCGCGCAGCTGGGCCAGGGCTTCGATGATCCGGTCAATCAGGGTCGGGGCCTGGGCGCCGGCGATCAGGTGCAGGATCACCTCGGTATCGACCGTGGACTGAAAGATCGAGCCCTGATGTTCCAGCCGCAGCCGTAGCTCGTCGGCGTTGACCAGGTTGCCGTTATGACCCAGCGCCAGCGAACCGTAGGTGTAGCGGGCGACCAGCGGCTGGGTATTCCTGAGCACGGTCGAGCCGGCGGTCGAGTAGCGGTTGTGGCCGATGGCGCTGGTGCCCTCCAGGCGTCGGATCTGGCGTTCGTCAAAAATATCGGCAACCAGGCCGAGGCCGCGATGGACGAGCAGGGTCTGGCTGTTGGACGACACGATCCCGGCCGACTCCTGGCCTCGGTGCTGCAGGGCGTACAGCGACAGGTAGGCGAGGTTGGCCGCGTCCGGGTGGCCATAGATGCCGACCACACCACACTCTTCGTGAAACCGGTCGGCCTGGTCGTGTGGATCCCGCATGGAACCTCCTTGGTGGGGAAGCGTGATTGCCTTTTGAGACTCGCGGTCATCACGATTCCCCATTTCGGCCGTCCGCTTCACAGACCCAGCTGTCGGGCCAGGGCGGTTCGCCACTCGTGGGCGAGCCGGGTGACCGGCAGGCGTATGCCGCCGGCAGGGGGGGACGCTGCTGTCATCTCGCTCGATTGCTCAGCAGCGTCTACCTGCAACTCCAAAACGCTTCCGCCGACCCGGCCCAGGACGCTGCACGGCAGCTCGGCCGCCTCGGCCAGGGTCTGGAGCCGGGCCAGTTTGGCCTCAGCTAATGAGACTAGCACCCGGGACTGGCTTTCGCCAAACAGCTGAGCATCGGGCCGCCCGGTGCCGGCCAGATGCACCTGAGCCCCGAGCGCGGTCGGACCGCTGATACACGCCTCGGCCAGGGCCACGGCCAGACCGCCCTCGGCGACATCGTGAGCCGAAGACAGCAGGTCTTCGGCGCTGGCGTCGAGACACAGCTGGTGGAGGCGTTTTTCGCGCTCCAGGTTCAGCTGCGGCGGCCGACCGGCCACCCGGTCATGCATCACGGCCAGATACTCGCTGGCGCCCAGCTCTTCCAGGCTCTCGCCCACCAGGACGATCACGTCGCCCGGCCGCTTGAACCACTGGGTCATCCGCCGGCCGACATCCGTCAGCAGGCCGACCATGGCCACGGTCGGCGTGGGCGGAATCGCCCGGCCCTCGGTTTCGTTGTAAAAGCTGACGTTGCCGCTGACAACGGCCAGGCCGAGCGCCTGACACGCGTCGCGCATGCCGGCAATGGCCTGCTGGAACTGCCACATGACCTCGGGTTTTTCCGGGTTGCCGAAATTCAGACAGTCGGACACGGCCAGCGGCCGCGCGCCGCTGACGGCCAGGTTGCGCGCGCTCTCGGCCACGGCGATCAGCGCGCCGCGATACGGGTCCTGGGCGCAGTAGCGGCTGTTGCAGTCCACGCTCAGACCGATCCCGGTCGTGGTGTCCTTGATCCGCAGCACGGCCGCGTCCGAGCCGGGCTGAACAACCGTATTGCCGCTGACCAGGCTGTCGTACTGCCGATACACCCATTCCTTGCTGGCAGCCGCAGCAGGACGGCGTTGTAATCGCTGGGCAGAGGCAGGCTGGTCAGGTCGAGGGTTTGGCGTTGGTCGAGGTCGTCCGGCCTGCGGGCCGGGCGTTCGTAGGCCGGGGCCGCGTCGGTCAGCGCTGAGACCGGAATGCGGACGACCTCGTGGCCCCGCCACGCAGCCCGGAACAGGCCGTCGTCGGTGACCCGGCCGACCACCACGGCGGGCAGATCCCAGCGCGAGAACAGCGCCCGGACTTCGTCTTCTTGGCCACCAGCAGCATCCGTTCCTGGGACTCCGACAGGAGCAGTTCATAGGCGCTGATGCCGTCCTCACGGGTAGGCACGGCGTCCAGATTCAGCACAAAGCCAGTCCCCCCCCGACCGGCCATCTCGACCGAGGAACTGGTCAGGCCGGCCGCTCCCATGTCCTGGATGGCTACGATGAGATCGCGCTGCATCAGCTCCAGGCAGGCCTCGATCAGCAGGTTTTCGGTAAACGGATCGCCGACCTGCACGGCCGGCCGGAGTTCTTCCGAGCGGGCGTCGAATTCGCGCGAGGCGAGCAGGCTGGCCCCATGAATGCCGTCCCGCCCGGTACGCGAGCCAACGTACATGACGGGGTTGCCCACGCCAGCCGCCCGGGCGCGAAAAATCCGGTCGGTCCTGACCACCCCCAGACTGAAAGCGTTGACCAGGATATTACCGTTGTAGCCAGGGTCGAAGTACACCTCGCCGCCGACCGTCGGCACGCCGACGCTGTTGCCGTAGCCGCCGATGCCGGCCACCACGCCCCTGAGCAGGTACGGGGTGCGCGGGTGGTCGGGTGCGCCAAAACGCAGCGAGTTGAGCGAGGCGATCGGCCGGGCGCCCATAGTAAACACGTCGCGCAGAATGCCGCCCACGCCGGTGGCCGCGCCATGGGTGGGTTCGATGAACGAGGGATGGTTGTGGCTCTCGATCTTAAACACCACGGCCAGCCCGTCGCCAATATCGACAATGCCCGCATTTTCGCCCGGACCCTGGAGAATGGCCGGACCCGTGGTCGGCAGCTGGGCCAGCAGGCGCCGCGAGCTTTTATAGCTGCAGTGCTCAGACCACATGACCGAAAAGACCCCCAGCTCCTCAAAGCTCGGGGTGCGGCCCAGCAGCTCGACAATGCGCTCGTATTCGGCTGCGGTCAGGCCGTGATCCTGGGCAAGTTGGAGGGTGACGGTCGGGCTGCGGGATGCCATGCCGCTGCGGGCGCTCAGCCCCGCCCCTCCTCCCACACGCCGACGAACAGCCGGCGCCCGTCCTCTCCGCCCAGCAGCGCCTCAACGGCGTGCTCGGGATGGGGCATCAGGCCGACGACATTGCCCCGCGGGTTGGTGACCCCGGCGATATTGTTGAGCGAGCCGTTGGGGTTGACGTCGGCCTCAAGCGCGCCCTCCCGGGTGGCGTAGCGAAACACGACCTGGCCGTTGTCTTCGAGCGCTTGCAGGGTGGGCGCGTCGGCAACATAGCAGCCCTCGCCGTGCTTGATCGGCAGGCGCAGGGTCTGGCCGGCCCGACACGTGGAGGTGAACGCGGTGCGGGCATTGTCCACCCGCACCCAGACCCAGTCGTTGATGAACAGCAGCGACTGGTTGCGGACCAGGGCGCCGGGCAGCAGACCCGACTCACACAGAATCTGAAAGCCGTTACACATGCCCAGCACCGGCCCGCCCGCCTCGGCAAAGGCGATAACACTCTGCATGACCGGGGAAAAGCGGGCCAGGGCGCCGCAGCGCAGATAATCGCCGTAGGAGAAGCCGCCGGGCAGGACAATCGCGTCCACGCCGTGCAGCTCGGCGTCCTTGTGCCACAGCCGGACGACCGGTTGGTCGAGGACCGTCTCCAGGCAGTAGACCGCGTCGCGGTCGTCGTTTGAGCCGGGAAAGGTGACCACCCCCCACTTCATCGGCCGCTACCTCCAAAGTGAACGATGATGACCTGATCTGTTAAGCGAGAAGATATCATCGTTCACTTTGCTCAACCAACTCAAAGCGAAAATCCTCGATGATCTGGTTGGCCAACAGCCGCTGACACATCTCCTCAACCCGCTGCCGGGCCTGGTCCGAGGCTAGGCCGTGGAGGCGAATCTCCAGGTATTTGCCCATCCGCACGTCGCTGACTTCGGTGTAGTCGAGGGCGTGCAGCGAGGCTGCCACGGCTTTACCCTGGGGGTCGAGAATGGCTTTTTTGGGGGTCACGTAGACTTTTGCCAACAGCATGGGGGTCGCCTGGGTGTGGCTCAATGGGAAGTCGCGTTCTCTTTTTGAGGCTCGCGGTCATCACGATTCCCCATCAGGGCGCGTTCGATAATAGCCTGGGTATGGCGCAGGGCGTGGCGGGCATCAAACAGCCGATCAATCTCGGCCGGCTCAAGCAGGCCGCAGATGTCCGGGTCCTGGCGTACCGCAGCGGCAAACGAGGCGTCTGTCTCCCACACCTGCATGGCGTTGCGCTGCACCCAGCGGTAGGCCTCGTCGCGGCTGACGCCTTTGCGGACCAGGGCCAGCAGCACGTGCTCGGAGTAGATCATTTCGCCCAGGGTCGTCAGGTTGTCGTGCATCCGCTCGGGATGGACCACCAGCCGGTCCAGAATGCCGCTCAGCCGCACCAGCATGAAGTCGAGCAGGATGGTGGCGTCCGGNNNNNNNNNNNNNNNNNNNNNNNNNNNNNNNNNNNNNNNNNNNNNNNNNNNNNNNNNNNNNNNNNNNNNNNNNNNNNNNNNNNNNNNNNNNNNNNNNNNNNNNNNNNNNNNNNNNNNNNNNNNNNNNNNNNNNNNNNNNNNNNNNNNNNNNNNNNNNNNNNNNNNNNNNNNNNNNNNNNNNNNNNNNNNNNNNNNNGTCGCAATCCGTTCCAGCGAGCTGCCAATCAGGGCCAGGGTCGAGAAGAAGGCTGCGTGACGGTCGCGGGGCACGATCTGGGTCGAGATCGGCTCGGGCTGGAGTCCGAGCCGGCGGCACACAAAGGCTTCGATCTCCGGGTCGATATTGGCAAATGTGCCGACCGCGCCCGAGATTTTACCGTGGGCAATGTCCTGGCGAGCTTGGCTCAGACGGGTCTGGCCGCGCTGCATCTCAGCATACCAGTGGGCGGCTTTGAGGCCGAAGGTGATCGGCTCGGCATGGACGCCGTGGGTGCGGCCGATCGTCAGGGTCTGGGCGTGCTCGCGGGCCAGACGTTTGAGGATCGCCAACAGGGCCTCGACATCGGCCAGCAGGAGGTCGGTCGCCTCGCACAGCTGGACGGCAAACGCGGTGTCGATGACGTCCGACGAGGTCAGGCCCAGGTGCAGGTAGCGCCCGGCCTCACCCAGCGGCTCGGCCACGGACGATACAAAAGCGACCACATCGTGCTTGACCTCGGCCTCAATCTCCCGCATGCGGGGCAGGTTCAGGACCGCCCGCCGGCGGAGTTCTTCAGCTGCGGCGCGCGGAATCTGGCCGTGTTCGGCCAGCGCCTCACAGGCCAGCAGCTCGACCTCCAGCCACTTGGCGAATTTGTTCTCTTCCGACCAAATCTGACCCATGATCGGGCGGGTATAGCGTTCAATCATATGCGTTGTGAATCGGGGTTTGTGGACTGTGATCTGTCCTATGTGGCGGCCGGCCGGATGTCAAGGGAGAAGCCGGGCAGCGTGGGCTTGCGCCCGAAAAATGGTGCCGTAGTCTACGCATTTCCGATCTGGAGAAAACGTGTCAAAAAGGCACCCACCCCGGCCTTCGGCCACCCCTCCTCGGAGGGGAATCACCGCCCCCCATCCCCTCTTGGGAGGGGTGCCGCGATAGCGGCGGGATGGGTTATCCCCCCGCTCTGACTGCGGCACTTGGGTCCGGCGACACTGTACGTCTGGCGAACGCCGGAGGTGTATCACTCGTTTGCAAAGGGGAAGGCGTAGCAGGGACGGGAGAACGGTGTTGCAATCCAGGGCCGGGCCGGCTAGGCTGGCCGCCGATGTTCTCGCCTGTGGCGGCGTACCCAAGTGGTTAAGGGAGCGGTCTGCAAAACCGCCATTCACCGGTTCAAATCCGGTCGCCGCCTCTTTCAGTCCCCAGCCAACCCGTTCCGTTGCCCCTGGCGCGGACCAAAACACACCCCCCGTTCGGACTGCTGAATAAAGTCGAGCAAGGCCAGTACGTCGGGCGTGCAGGGCTCTTGACGCAGCGCCTCAGTCTCTCGTTTGAGGTTGATTTTTTTCCGAAACAGACGGCCAAACACGGCGTGCAGGGCCCGGATCCGTTCCGGGCTGAAACCTGCCCGCCGTAGGCCCACCCGATTGAGACCTTTGACCGTGTGGGTGCCGTCCATAATGCAGAAGGGCGGCACGTCGCGGCTGGTCCGCGACAAGCCGCGCAGCAGGGCCAAGGTGCCGATCCGCACAAACTGATGGACCACGCAGTTGCCGGACACGAAGGCACGGTCCGCGACCTGCACATAGCCGGCCAGCAGAGCACCCCCGGCAATGATCGTCCGGTTGCCGATCCGGCAGTTATGGGCGACGTGGGCGTTCTGCATCAGATAGTTGTCGTCCCCGATGAGGGTGGTGCTACCCTCGGCCGTGCCCCGATGGACCTGACTGTGCTCGCGGAAGATATTCCGGTGGCCGATCTTGAGAAAGGTCTGCTGGCCGGCGTAGGACAGGTCCTGCGGCTCGTGGCCGATGACCGCGCCCATGTGAATCACATTCTCCTCGCCAATGTCGGTCCGGCCGCACAGAACGGCATGGGCCAGGACCCGGGTTCCGGCTCCCACACGAACCGGCCCGTCAATCACCACATACGGCCCGATGTGAGCCTGGGGATGAATGTCTGCCCGAGGATCGACGACCGCGCTGGGATGTATCGGCATGGCGGACTAGTGGGGCTTGTCGGGCGTTCGGCGTTCGGCAGGCTCACCGGGTTCGACCTCAGGCTCGCCCGGCTCGCCCGGTATGCGATAAGCTTCGCCGGCCCAGGCGCCGAGATCAAGCGTCCGGCAGCGGTCCGAGCAGAAGGGCCGAAAGGGATTGCCCTGCCAGGCAACGGCTTGGCGGCAGGTCGGACAGGTCGGGCTGTGGGGCATGCGAGTTCCAGAGATACGTCGCTGCGGCGTCAAAAAGACGAAGCGGGCGACCGGACTTGAACCGGCGACGTCCAGCTTGGGAAGCTGGCATTCTACCACTGAATTACGCCCGCCTGGTCTGCATCAACAAAAAACCCCCGGCCTCGTCCTACTCTCCCACCCCCAGAAGAGGCAGTACCATCGGCGCTGGAGGGCTTAACGGCCGTGTTCGGTATGGGAACGGGTGTGGCCCCTCCGCCATTGAGACCCGGGGAATTTCTGTTGGGAACCTACCTACCACACCGGCCGAGCGTGTCAAGTCCGCTGCTTGACTCGATTTTTCTTAGCCCTTAAGATTCCCGCATAGCCATGCCACAGTTTCACTATCGGGCGGCAACCTCCCAGGGAAAAATTGTTGAGGGCGTGATGGATGCCGGCGCAGAGCAGCTGGTCGTCGCCCGCCTGCACGACCAGGGCTATCTGCCCCTGAACATCGATCTGCCCGACCACAGGACGGCGGCCAAGACGGAGGGCCGGCGTCTGAGTCTGCCGACCCTGCCGGGCCAGGGCCGGGTGCGCCAGCGGGACGTGTTGCTGGTGACCCAGGAGTTGGCGGCGCTGTTGTCCGCCGGTCTGCCGCTCGACCGCGCGCTGTCTGTCTTGGGCGGTCTGACCAGCCGGGCCGAACTCCGCGGGGCCGTAGAGCAGATCCTGCGTGACGTGCAGCAGGGCAAGTCCCTGGCCGAGTCTCTGGCCGCCTATCCCAGGATTTTTCCGCCGCTGTACGTCAATATGGTCAAAGCCGGCGAACTGGGCGGCTTTCTGAATACGGTCCTGGAACGCCTGGCCGAGCACCTGGAGCGCGCCCAGGAGGTGCAGGACGAGGTAAAATCCGCCCTGGCCTATCCCTCCATTCTGGTGCTGGTCGGCGGCGCGGCGATTGTCCTGATGTTTACCTTCGTCCTACCCAAGTTTGCCGTGCTGTTCGAAGATATGGGTGAGGCCCTGCCGCTTGCCACCCGCTTTTTGCTGGCCCTGAGCCACGGTCTCCGCGACTATTGGTGGGGGCTGGTGTTCGTTCTGACCGGGGCCGGGGTCGGGCTGTGGCGCTATCTGGCCACCCCCCAGGGGCGCCTGGCCTGGGACGGCTGGAGTCTGCGGGTGGCGGTCATCGGCCAGCTGCTGCAGAAGCGCGAAGTCGGACGTTTTGCCCGCACCCTGAGCACCCTGCTCAAGAACGGGGTGCCGCTCTTACAGGCCATGGAACTCGTCGAAGAGGTGGTCGGCAATCAGCTCATCCGGCGCACGCTCACCGAAGTCCGCAGCGGCGTGCGAGAGGGCGAGGGCATTGCCGGCCCGCTCGGCCAGAGCGGCGTCTTTCCGTCTCTGGCCTTGCAGATGGTCAGTGTGGGCGAAGAAACCGGCCGTCTTGACGACATGCTCATGCAGGTGGCCGAGTATTATGAACGCGATACCCAGAATCAGCTGCGCCGCCTGACCTCGCTGGTCGAACCCGTCCTGCTGCTGACGATGGGACTCATTGTCGGCTTTGTGGTCATCGCCATGCTGCTCGGGCTGTTCAGCGTCAACAATATGGCATTCTGAATCTATGGGAAGGAGGCTGACTCACATGATGCAGCAACACCATCGCTCGTTAGTGGCCGCCGGTCGGGCCGGTTTTACCCAGGCCGGTTTCACCCTGGTCGAACTCCTGGTCGTGATGGTCATTCTCGGACTTCTGGTCGCCCTGGTCGCGCCCAACTATATCGGGCGGGTGGATTCGGCCAAAAGAGACGCCGCCCGGGCCCAGATCGAGAACCTGGGCGCCGCCCTGGACATGTTCCGTCTCGATGTCGGCCGCTATCCCAACTCGCAGGAAGGGTTGACCGCGCTGCGCCAGCGTCCGGCCGGTCTGGACCGCTGGGACGGGCCCTACCTCAAGAAAGACGTGCCCAAAGATCCCTGGGGGACGCAGTACATCTATCGCAGCCCGGGCGAACGTGAGGCCTACGATCTGGTGTCCCACGGGGCGGACGGTACAGCCGGGGGAAGCGAGGAGGGCGCGGACATCAACAGTTGGGAGAGCAGTTGATGCCCGGTGTCCACTCTCGGACACACAGGAGGCGGCCCGGCCGGGACCGCAGACACGGTTTCAGCGCCAGGACGTGGCGGCGGGAGACAGGGTGGATGTAAGCGCTTCATTTCAGCAGCTGGCCAAGATTGACTATCTGGACGGGCTGGGGATTGGCATCGGTCCCCGCGAGATCAGCCTGGTGTATATGGCCAAGCGCTTCTGGCGGGTGAACGTGAGCCATGCGCGAACGGTCCCCCTGCCTGAATCCGGTCGGGAACGTCTGGCGGCTTGCGAACAGGCGCTGCGGGAGTTTCTGAGTGAGACGGACATCAGCCCGAATCAAGTCGTCCTGTGTCTGCCCAGACACATGGCCAGCGTCAGCCGCCTGACCGTACCCGAGGCCGCCCGGGCTTCCCTGGACAACGCCATCGGCTATGAGGTCGAGCGGCTCTTCCCCTTTCCCAAGGACGAACTCTACTACGACTATCTCACCCATCCGGTCGGCGGCGAAGAGGGACGCATCGGCGTGACCCTGTTCTGCCTGCGCCGCAGCGAGGTCGAAGACCTGCTGAGCGTGCTCTCGGCGCTCGCCCTGCAGCCCCATATGGTCACCATCAGCAGCTGTGCCCAAATGAGCGCCCTGCTGCCGTGCCTGCCGACGGTCGCCGACGCGTGTGTGATCATCGGACCGGAGGGCGATAAGCTGGAACTGAGCTTCATCGGGGGCAAACACCTGATCGCCAGCCACCTGTTTTCCGCCCATGACACGTCCGAAGCCGAGGCGCTCGACGACTTCCTGGCCCAGGCCATCGGCCGCAACCTGCCGGGCGCCTCGATTGACGACACCCCGATTGTGGCCTGGGGAACAAACGGTCGGCTGCCGGTCACGCTGCATATCGACCACGACCTCGGCGCGCTGGCCGGCACACGTTTCGGCCTGCCCCCGGAGTCCGACCTGTCCCCGGCCGGGCTGCCGGCTCTCGGAGCTGCGGTCCAGGCGGTCGGAGAGGTCACCAGCGGCGTCAACGTCTTGCCCTCGGCCAGTCGGGCGCCGCGCGAAAAACGGCTGTCGGCCTCAAGCCTGGTGCTGGCGAGTCTTGTCCTGCTCCTCGGTCTGGCCTGGGCGCTGGGAGTCGTGGTCCAGAACCGCCGCGCGCTCAGCGCCCTGACCCAGCAGATCGAAACCTTCACCCCCGAGGTTGACCAAGTGTTGGCCGACCAGTCCGAAGCCGACCTGCTGGCCGGGCGCCTGACGGTCCTCAGCACCGAGATGGACAAACGCCTGCTGCCGCTCCTGCGGCGTCTGTCGGACACCATCCCCAACGATATGTATCTGACCGGCTTTCAGTACCGGGAGGGCCGGGTCGAGCTGAGCGGGATGGCCAAAACCCGGCCCGCATCGGAGCTGGTGGCGGCTCTCAACCGGCTCGAATGCCTGAAAAACGTCGCCCCCAAAGCGCCGTTTACAACAACGGCGCAGGGCGAGACCTTCACCCTGGGCGCCGAGGTGGTCCACCCGTGCGCCAGCTGATCCACCTGTGGCACCGATTCTCAGGCCGGGAACGCCTTCTGGCCGGAGTGGCCGGGGCGATTCTGGTGCTGGCCGTCCTGCGTTACGGCGTGGTCGATCCGTATCGGGCCTACGTCCAGCGCTTGCAGGAGCGCATCGAGCGGGAGGCGGACAGAGTCCGCCAGATGCGCGAGCGTAAAGACAGCGCCCCCCACCTGGCGCGTTACGTCACAGACCTCCGCCAACAGTTCACGACCCTGGAGTCACGCTTCATTCCCGAGACGACCCCGGCCCTGGC contains:
- a CDS encoding amidophosphoribosyltransferase yields the protein MRDPHDQADRFHEECGVVGIYGHPDAANLAYLSLYALQHRGQESAGIVSSNSQTLLVHRGLGLVADIFDERQIRRLEGTSAIGHNRYSTAGSTVLRNTQPLVARYTYGSLALGHNGNLVNADELRLRLEHQGSIFQSTVDTEVILHLIAGAQAPTLIDRIIEALAQLRGAYSLVFLTENAMVAARDPYGFRPLVLGRIQDGDRKTTVVASETCAFDLIDARYEREVEPGEVVLCTPQGLQSYKPFPREPLSRCVFEYIYFS
- the purS gene encoding phosphoribosylformylglycinamidine synthase subunit PurS, giving the protein MLLAKVYVTPKKAILDPQGKAVAASLHALDYTEVSDVRMGKYLEIRLHGLASDQARQRVEEMCQRLLANQIIEDFRFELVEQSER
- the pilM gene encoding pilus assembly protein PilM, with protein sequence MDVSASFQQLAKIDYLDGLGIGIGPREISLVYMAKRFWRVNVSHARTVPLPESGRERLAACEQALREFLSETDISPNQVVLCLPRHMASVSRLTVPEAARASLDNAIGYEVERLFPFPKDELYYDYLTHPVGGEEGRIGVTLFCLRRSEVEDLLSVLSALALQPHMVTISSCAQMSALLPCLPTVADACVIIGPEGDKLELSFIGGKHLIASHLFSAHDTSEAEALDDFLAQAIGRNLPGASIDDTPIVAWGTNGRLPVTLHIDHDLGALAGTRFGLPPESDLSPAGLPALGAAVQAVGEVTSGVNVLPSASRAPREKRLSASSLVLASLVLLLGLAWALGVVVQNRRALSALTQQIETFTPEVDQVLADQSEADLLAGRLTVLSTEMDKRLLPLLRRLSDTIPNDMYLTGFQYREGRVELSGMAKTRPASELVAALNRLECLKNVAPKAPFTTTAQGETFTLGAEVVHPCAS
- the lpxA gene encoding acyl-ACP--UDP-N-acetylglucosamine O-acyltransferase yields the protein MPIHPSAVVDPRADIHPQAHIGPYVVIDGPVRVGAGTRVLAHAVLCGRTDIGEENVIHMGAVIGHEPQDLSYAGQQTFLKIGHRNIFREHSQVHRGTAEGSTTLIGDDNYLMQNAHVAHNCRIGNRTIIAGGALLAGYVQVADRAFVSGNCVVHQFVRIGTLALLRGLSRTSRDVPPFCIMDGTHTVKGLNRVGLRRAGFSPERIRALHAVFGRLFRKKINLKRETEALRQEPCTPDVLALLDFIQQSERGVCFGPRQGQRNGLAGD
- the purQ gene encoding phosphoribosylformylglycinamidine synthase subunit PurQ codes for the protein MKWGVVTFPGSNDDRDAVYCLETVLDQPVVRLWHKDAELHGVDAIVLPGGFSYGDYLRCGALARFSPVMQSVIAFAEAGGPVLGMCNGFQILCESGLLPGALVRNQSLLFINDWVWVRVDNARTAFTSTCRAGQTLRLPIKHGEGCYVADAPTLQALEDNGQVVFRYATREGALEADVNPNGSLNNIAGVTNPRGNVVGLMPHPEHAVEALLGGEDGRRLFVGVWEEGRG
- the gspG gene encoding type II secretion system major pseudopilin GspG — its product is MQQHHRSLVAAGRAGFTQAGFTLVELLVVMVILGLLVALVAPNYIGRVDSAKRDAARAQIENLGAALDMFRLDVGRYPNSQEGLTALRQRPAGLDRWDGPYLKKDVPKDPWGTQYIYRSPGEREAYDLVSHGADGTAGGSEEGADINSWESS
- a CDS encoding DNA gyrase inhibitor YacG, with the translated sequence MPHSPTCPTCRQAVAWQGNPFRPFCSDRCRTLDLGAWAGEAYRIPGEPGEPEVEPGEPAERRTPDKPH
- a CDS encoding adenylosuccinate lyase produces the protein MIERYTRPIMGQIWSEENKFAKWLEVELLACEALAEHGQIPRAAAEELRRRAVLNLPRMREIEAEVKHDVVAFVSSVAEPLGEAGRYLHLGLTSSDVIDTAFAVQLCEATDLLLADVEALLAILKRLAREHAQTLTIGRTHGVHAEPITFGLKAAHWYAEMQRGQTRLSQARQDIAHGKISGAVGTFANIDPEIEAFVCRRLGLQPEPISTQIVPRDRHAAFFSTLALIGSSLERIAT
- a CDS encoding type II secretion system F family protein, with protein sequence MPQFHYRAATSQGKIVEGVMDAGAEQLVVARLHDQGYLPLNIDLPDHRTAAKTEGRRLSLPTLPGQGRVRQRDVLLVTQELAALLSAGLPLDRALSVLGGLTSRAELRGAVEQILRDVQQGKSLAESLAAYPRIFPPLYVNMVKAGELGGFLNTVLERLAEHLERAQEVQDEVKSALAYPSILVLVGGAAIVLMFTFVLPKFAVLFEDMGEALPLATRFLLALSHGLRDYWWGLVFVLTGAGVGLWRYLATPQGRLAWDGWSLRVAVIGQLLQKREVGRFARTLSTLLKNGVPLLQAMELVEEVVGNQLIRRTLTEVRSGVREGEGIAGPLGQSGVFPSLALQMVSVGEETGRLDDMLMQVAEYYERDTQNQLRRLTSLVEPVLLLTMGLIVGFVVIAMLLGLFSVNNMAF